A DNA window from Leptolyngbya sp. KIOST-1 contains the following coding sequences:
- a CDS encoding GGDEF domain-containing protein encodes MMTNTRETPCQECTTDPPSLALLIQDGQHRHIVSLGKGYYSIGRDRDNDICLTSRGVSRHHASLVWLGDHYFIQDGLGSDRPSCNGLAINGKAMMASPLTPGDSISFCQGVRARLVAIRPEPVATLTPPVPMVFMPPVPGDANDEGDRSRCGLLEFFPDLILRFDGNGRILEVQTSIDPTLRLIDCAVGRVVTDCFDVSFVVNLFGHSQRAAKTRSLQSFEAAVLVNEQQMFCEVRLVPAGRHEHIAIIRNITERKRQEQALLADAIHDSLTGLPNRSAFMQKAAQALERNQKRGDYNFAVLFIDLDNFKRVNDSLGHRMGDQLLVEIALRLKVGLRSSDTVARLGGDEFAILLHDIPSVATAAAIADQIQESLSTPLLLDNQAVFPSASIGIALSDGDYDSVEAILHHADLAMYRAKGAGRSQHAVFDPTLDG; translated from the coding sequence ATGATGACCAATACCCGCGAGACGCCCTGCCAAGAGTGCACAACCGATCCGCCGTCGCTGGCCCTGCTGATTCAGGACGGCCAGCATCGTCATATCGTGTCGCTGGGCAAGGGCTATTACTCCATTGGCCGCGATCGCGACAACGATATTTGCCTTACCTCCCGGGGGGTTTCCCGTCACCATGCCAGCCTGGTGTGGCTGGGCGACCACTACTTTATTCAGGACGGTCTGGGTTCCGATCGTCCCAGCTGCAATGGACTGGCCATCAATGGCAAAGCGATGATGGCCAGTCCCCTAACCCCCGGAGACTCGATCAGTTTTTGCCAAGGGGTACGCGCCCGGCTGGTCGCCATTCGCCCCGAGCCAGTAGCGACCCTAACCCCCCCGGTACCGATGGTGTTTATGCCCCCCGTTCCTGGCGACGCTAACGACGAGGGGGATCGCTCGCGCTGTGGTCTGCTCGAGTTCTTCCCCGATCTGATTCTGCGCTTTGACGGCAATGGCCGGATTCTGGAAGTGCAGACTTCCATCGATCCAACCCTGCGGCTGATTGACTGTGCCGTGGGTCGGGTGGTGACCGATTGCTTTGATGTCAGCTTTGTGGTCAATCTCTTTGGCCACAGCCAGCGGGCGGCCAAAACGCGATCGCTCCAGAGTTTTGAGGCGGCGGTGCTGGTCAACGAGCAGCAGATGTTCTGCGAGGTGCGACTGGTGCCCGCCGGCCGACATGAGCACATTGCCATCATTCGCAATATCACCGAGCGCAAGCGCCAGGAACAGGCCCTACTGGCCGACGCCATTCACGACAGTCTCACCGGCCTGCCCAACCGCAGCGCGTTCATGCAAAAAGCCGCCCAGGCCCTTGAGCGAAACCAGAAACGGGGCGACTACAATTTTGCGGTGCTGTTTATCGATCTCGACAACTTTAAGCGGGTCAACGACAGCCTGGGCCACCGGATGGGCGACCAGCTGCTGGTTGAAATTGCCCTCCGACTCAAGGTGGGGCTGCGCTCCTCCGATACGGTAGCCCGGTTGGGGGGCGATGAGTTTGCCATTCTGCTGCACGATATTCCCTCCGTGGCGACCGCCGCCGCGATCGCCGACCAGATCCAGGAGAGTCTGTCTACCCCTCTGCTGCTGGATAACCAGGCCGTTTTTCCCAGTGCCAGCATTGGCATCGCCTTGAGCGATGGGGACTACGACAGTGTGGAGGCCATTCTGCACCACGCCGACCTGGCCATGTATCGGGCCAAGGGGGCGGGGCGATCGCAGCACGCCGTGTTTGACCCGACCCTGGACGGGTAG
- a CDS encoding response regulator: MTAKRILIIDDEADVREIAKVSLEITRHWEVTTAASGEEGIKLASTCHPDAILLDVVMPQVDGLTTLQRLSANTDTSHIPVILLTATLRLATQQAFVAAGARAVLVKPFDPGLLGGQIETVLGWQ; the protein is encoded by the coding sequence ATGACCGCCAAACGCATTTTGATTATCGACGACGAAGCCGATGTGCGTGAAATTGCCAAGGTGAGCCTGGAAATTACCCGGCACTGGGAGGTCACCACCGCGGCCTCGGGCGAAGAGGGCATCAAACTGGCCTCTACCTGTCACCCGGACGCCATTTTACTGGATGTGGTTATGCCCCAGGTAGATGGCCTGACCACGCTGCAGCGACTCAGTGCTAATACGGATACCAGCCACATTCCTGTAATTTTATTGACTGCCACTCTACGGTTGGCTACTCAGCAAGCTTTTGTGGCCGCTGGGGCGCGGGCGGTGCTGGTCAAACCCTTTGATCCCGGCCTTTTGGGCGGTCAGATTGAGACTGTGCTGGGCTGGCAGTAG
- a CDS encoding sterol desaturase family protein has product MRAHSFEFYSIALWGIILGRYCLVAGIVYWVFYSPLSQALNADKGAHPPSWRTIRHDIRLSAIAAVVFALAAAFVLSAYRHGGTRLYTHPQAYGLWYLGVSYGAVLLLQDTYFYFTHRLFHRPKLFSWLHRGHHRSRYPTPWTSFAFDPLEAVVQALFLVGIVFVLPLHLVTVMAVMITMTLWAVLNHLGPDRLPAVFPHHWLGQWVIGPVHHSLHHRKYTVHYGLYFTVWDRLLGTQDPGYSESLDSGAGDRTSTG; this is encoded by the coding sequence TTGAGAGCCCACTCCTTTGAGTTTTACAGCATTGCCCTGTGGGGCATTATCCTGGGTCGCTATTGTTTAGTGGCAGGGATAGTCTATTGGGTGTTCTATTCGCCCCTGAGCCAGGCCCTGAACGCAGATAAAGGGGCTCACCCCCCCAGTTGGCGAACCATTCGTCACGACATCAGACTCTCTGCGATCGCCGCGGTGGTCTTTGCGCTGGCCGCCGCCTTTGTGCTCTCCGCCTACCGTCACGGTGGGACTCGTCTGTACACCCATCCCCAGGCCTACGGGCTGTGGTACCTGGGGGTCAGCTACGGGGCCGTGCTCCTGCTGCAGGACACCTACTTCTATTTCACCCACCGCCTGTTTCATCGCCCCAAACTCTTTAGTTGGCTACACCGGGGGCATCACCGGTCCCGCTATCCCACCCCCTGGACCTCCTTTGCTTTTGACCCGCTGGAGGCTGTCGTTCAGGCCCTCTTTCTGGTCGGGATTGTCTTTGTTTTGCCGCTGCACCTGGTGACGGTGATGGCCGTCATGATCACGATGACCCTGTGGGCCGTGCTCAACCACCTGGGCCCCGATCGCCTGCCAGCGGTCTTTCCGCACCACTGGCTGGGGCAGTGGGTGATTGGCCCCGTCCATCACTCCCTGCACCACCGCAAATACACCGTTCACTACGGGCTGTACTTCACCGTTTGGGACCGCCTGCTGGGTACCCAGGACCCCGGCTACAGCGAAAGTCTGGACTCGGGTGCTGGCGATCGCACCAGTACCGGCTAA
- a CDS encoding ABC transporter ATP-binding protein, producing the protein MTAFLQVEGLQKYFPIGKNLLGRPTQVVKAVEQVSFTADRGKTLGIVGESGCGKSTTARLLMDLIPPDQGRITLDGQAYGKGPGRKPIADLRKRMQMVFQDSYASLNARLTIEESIAFGPKIHGVSDLQAKARARDLLDRVGLAPDNFIRRYPHELSGGQRQRVNIARALAVEPEIVILDEAVSALDKSVQAQVLNLLEDLKQEFGLTYLFISHDLNVVQYVSDDVLVMYLGQVVESGPVDKLYAEPAHPYTAALLSALPALHPKDRKTRAPLEGDPPNPIAPPPGCRFHTRCPYAEAVCSETVPPLSAIGDGRHVACHMRVPGSGYSDVRPVATTLAPNLS; encoded by the coding sequence GTGACCGCGTTTCTCCAGGTTGAAGGACTCCAGAAATACTTCCCCATCGGCAAAAATCTGCTGGGGCGGCCCACCCAGGTGGTCAAAGCAGTGGAGCAGGTCTCCTTTACGGCCGATCGCGGCAAGACCCTGGGCATTGTGGGCGAGTCGGGCTGCGGCAAGTCCACCACGGCGCGGCTGCTGATGGACCTGATTCCCCCCGACCAGGGGCGCATCACCCTCGACGGGCAGGCCTACGGCAAGGGGCCGGGCCGCAAGCCCATCGCCGACCTGCGCAAGCGCATGCAGATGGTGTTTCAGGACTCCTACGCCTCCCTCAACGCCCGCCTCACCATCGAGGAGAGCATCGCCTTTGGGCCGAAGATCCACGGCGTCAGCGACCTCCAGGCCAAGGCCCGCGCCCGCGACCTGCTCGATCGCGTCGGCCTGGCCCCGGACAACTTCATTCGCCGCTACCCCCACGAGCTGTCTGGCGGGCAGCGCCAGCGGGTTAACATCGCCCGCGCCCTGGCCGTCGAGCCCGAGATCGTCATCCTCGACGAAGCGGTCTCAGCCCTCGACAAGTCGGTGCAGGCCCAGGTGCTCAACCTGCTGGAGGACCTCAAGCAGGAGTTTGGCCTCACCTACCTGTTCATTTCCCACGACCTGAACGTGGTGCAGTACGTCAGCGACGACGTGCTGGTCATGTACCTGGGCCAGGTGGTGGAGTCCGGCCCGGTGGACAAACTCTACGCCGAACCGGCCCACCCCTACACCGCCGCCCTACTCTCGGCCCTGCCCGCTCTCCACCCCAAGGACCGCAAGACCCGCGCCCCCCTGGAGGGCGACCCCCCCAACCCGATCGCCCCACCCCCCGGCTGCCGGTTCCACACCCGCTGCCCCTACGCCGAAGCCGTCTGTAGCGAAACCGTGCCGCCCCTCTCAGCCATCGGCGACGGTCGCCACGTCGCCTGCCACATGCGCGTCCCCGGCTCCGGCTACTCCGACGTCCGCCCCGTCGCCACTACCCTCGCCCCCAATCTCTCCTAA
- a CDS encoding ABC transporter ATP-binding protein, with product MANIVEVRDLCVTFKTSEGPVYAVSGVNLDLAEGKTLALIGESGSGKSVTMKSLMRLHPPHKTTITGQINFAGQDVLGMDGKALSDLRGKDIAMVFQEPMLAFDPAFTVGNQIAEAVRRHEGCGYEAARQRALEMMECVQIPSPRKRLDAYPHEMSGGMRQRAMIALALSCRPRVLLADEPTTALDATVQIQVLLLLRELQREFGMSMVFVTHDVGVAIEVADETAVMYAGRIIEQGPVDIVMTNPWHPYTQGLLGATVYPGMDRSERLVAIPGAPPQLYRQITECAFAPRCPHAVEACLQPLPPPVEGENRMARCIRLPEVAGILSAATV from the coding sequence ATGGCCAACATCGTCGAAGTCCGCGATCTCTGCGTCACCTTCAAAACCTCCGAGGGGCCGGTCTACGCCGTCTCGGGGGTCAACCTCGACCTGGCCGAGGGCAAAACCCTGGCTCTGATTGGCGAGTCGGGCAGCGGCAAGAGCGTCACCATGAAGTCGCTGATGCGGCTGCACCCGCCCCACAAGACCACCATCACCGGCCAGATCAACTTTGCAGGCCAGGATGTGCTCGGCATGGACGGCAAGGCGCTGTCGGATCTGCGCGGCAAGGACATTGCCATGGTGTTCCAGGAGCCGATGCTGGCCTTTGACCCGGCCTTCACCGTGGGCAACCAGATCGCCGAGGCGGTGAGGCGCCACGAGGGCTGTGGCTACGAGGCGGCCCGCCAGCGCGCCCTGGAGATGATGGAGTGCGTCCAGATTCCCTCCCCCCGCAAGCGCCTGGATGCCTACCCCCACGAGATGAGCGGCGGCATGCGCCAGCGGGCGATGATTGCCCTGGCCCTCTCCTGTCGGCCCAGGGTGCTGCTGGCGGACGAGCCCACCACCGCCCTGGACGCCACCGTGCAGATCCAGGTGCTGCTGCTACTGCGGGAACTCCAGCGGGAGTTTGGCATGAGCATGGTCTTTGTCACCCACGATGTGGGGGTGGCGATCGAGGTGGCGGACGAAACTGCCGTTATGTACGCCGGGCGCATCATTGAGCAGGGGCCGGTGGACATCGTCATGACCAATCCCTGGCACCCCTACACCCAGGGGCTGCTGGGGGCCACGGTCTACCCCGGCATGGACCGCAGCGAGCGCCTGGTGGCGATTCCCGGCGCGCCACCCCAGCTCTACCGCCAGATCACCGAGTGCGCTTTTGCCCCCCGCTGCCCCCACGCCGTGGAGGCATGCCTTCAGCCCCTGCCGCCCCCGGTGGAGGGCGAAAACCGCATGGCCCGCTGCATTCGGCTGCCTGAGGTGGCTGGGATTTTGTCTGCCGCGACGGTGTAA
- a CDS encoding aspartate/glutamate racemase family protein, which produces MKLQVINPNTSAAMTAKIGAAARQVTAPTTELVVCNPTMGPVSIEGHYDEALSVLGVLDEVRRGEALGVQGYVIACFGDPGLRAARELAQGPVVGIAEAAMHLATLVAPRFSIVTTLSRTRGIAQHLVQSYGMERHCASIRATDIAVLELEHTSGGAYQQILQECRGAIAQDGAEAIVLGCGGMADLATDLAAELGVPVIEGVAAGVKLVETLVSLNLGTSKVGEFARPLPKPYDGLLAQFAPSSQPHLSEVE; this is translated from the coding sequence ATGAAACTCCAGGTTATAAACCCCAACACCTCGGCGGCCATGACCGCCAAAATTGGCGCAGCGGCCCGCCAGGTGACCGCCCCCACCACCGAGCTGGTGGTCTGCAACCCCACCATGGGGCCGGTGTCCATCGAGGGCCACTACGACGAAGCCCTGAGCGTGCTGGGGGTGCTGGACGAGGTGCGCCGGGGGGAGGCCCTGGGGGTGCAGGGCTACGTGATCGCCTGCTTTGGCGATCCGGGGCTGCGGGCGGCGCGGGAGCTGGCCCAGGGGCCGGTGGTGGGCATTGCCGAGGCCGCCATGCACCTGGCCACCCTGGTGGCTCCCCGGTTTTCCATTGTCACCACCCTCAGCCGCACCCGGGGCATTGCCCAGCACCTGGTGCAGAGCTACGGCATGGAACGCCACTGCGCCAGCATTCGGGCCACGGACATTGCCGTGCTGGAGCTGGAGCACACCAGTGGCGGGGCCTACCAGCAGATTTTGCAGGAGTGCCGGGGGGCGATCGCCCAGGATGGAGCCGAGGCGATCGTGCTGGGCTGCGGCGGCATGGCCGACCTGGCTACGGATCTGGCGGCGGAGTTGGGCGTGCCCGTGATCGAAGGGGTCGCCGCCGGGGTGAAGCTGGTGGAAACGCTGGTGAGCCTGAACCTGGGCACCAGCAAAGTAGGGGAGTTTGCCCGGCCCCTGCCGAAACCCTACGACGGCCTGCTTGCCCAGTTCGCTCCATCCTCACAGCCGCACCTCTCGGAAGTCGAATAG
- a CDS encoding EAL domain-containing protein, whose protein sequence is MAQSLPAESSQDLLGLANYSAHPFDDVSLLICHELRTPLASIQGALKLLGYQQSGSLSDDGQRLLAIAINNADRLTRLANALESHPAPLLTLLSTAEVELLQLENDLHQAVAEQQLYLAYQPIVAVDRDQEGGHILGFEALARWQHRDRGAISPEVFIPLAEKAGLIDTLGLFLLEQACQQLHYWQTQFPSLSPLSISVNLSALQLVQPQLVERIGDVLERHHISPSSLKLEVTESALIENKDVALAALVQLQELGIQLYIDDFGTGYSSLGRLQDLPFDTLKIDRSFIRNKNWAMSEAILMLAERLQLDVIVEGVETLEDLNCLRELGYQKMQGYYFSQPLDTLSITGLLLRQALKDSSALSLAQLYPAQS, encoded by the coding sequence ATGGCACAATCCCTTCCCGCCGAATCCAGTCAGGACTTGCTTGGTTTGGCCAACTATTCAGCTCATCCCTTTGACGATGTTTCGCTGCTGATCTGCCACGAACTGCGAACTCCCCTCGCGTCAATTCAGGGGGCGCTGAAGCTCCTGGGGTACCAGCAGTCGGGGTCGCTCTCAGACGATGGCCAGAGGCTGCTGGCGATCGCCATCAACAACGCCGATCGCCTCACCCGATTGGCCAATGCCCTGGAAAGCCATCCCGCTCCGCTGCTAACTCTGCTTTCCACCGCTGAGGTCGAGCTGCTCCAGCTGGAAAACGACCTGCATCAGGCCGTCGCAGAGCAGCAGCTCTATCTGGCCTACCAGCCGATTGTCGCGGTTGACAGGGACCAGGAGGGAGGTCACATCCTCGGCTTTGAGGCGCTGGCGCGGTGGCAGCACCGCGATCGCGGGGCCATTTCTCCCGAGGTCTTTATTCCCCTGGCCGAAAAGGCGGGGCTGATCGACACCCTGGGCCTGTTTTTGCTGGAGCAGGCCTGCCAGCAGCTGCACTACTGGCAGACGCAGTTTCCCAGCCTGTCGCCGTTGAGCATCAGCGTCAATCTCTCGGCGCTACAGCTGGTTCAACCGCAGCTGGTTGAGCGGATTGGCGATGTCTTGGAGCGCCATCACATCTCTCCCAGCAGCCTCAAACTTGAGGTGACCGAGAGCGCCCTGATTGAGAATAAAGACGTTGCCCTGGCCGCGCTGGTCCAGCTGCAGGAGCTGGGCATTCAGCTCTATATCGACGACTTCGGCACCGGCTATTCCTCCCTGGGGCGGCTGCAGGACTTGCCCTTCGACACGCTCAAGATCGATCGCTCGTTTATTCGCAACAAAAACTGGGCCATGAGTGAGGCCATTTTGATGCTGGCCGAACGGCTTCAGCTCGATGTCATTGTCGAGGGGGTGGAAACCCTGGAAGACCTGAACTGTTTGAGGGAACTGGGCTACCAAAAGATGCAGGGTTACTACTTCTCGCAGCCCCTCGACACCTTGAGCATTACCGGGCTACTGCTGCGCCAGGCGCTGAAGGACAGCTCGGCGTTGAGCCTCGCCCAGCTTTACCCGGCTCAATCCTAA
- a CDS encoding YbjQ family protein: MEGLIIFAVLLGIGYFFGTQAEQQHFQRLQQRERAIQGLVLSTAGARVAIPTAAQADLFVGSVVVSSDFFKTWVAGLMNLFGGRITVYESLLERGRREALLRLEEAALAWGADRVVNIRIQTAELSGNSGKGVVALEVIAYGTGVRG, encoded by the coding sequence ATGGAGGGGCTGATAATTTTTGCGGTGCTGCTGGGGATAGGCTACTTTTTTGGCACCCAAGCCGAACAGCAGCACTTTCAGCGGCTACAGCAGCGCGAACGGGCGATTCAGGGCCTGGTGCTGAGCACGGCTGGGGCCAGGGTGGCCATCCCCACAGCGGCCCAGGCGGATCTGTTTGTGGGCAGTGTGGTGGTCTCCTCTGACTTTTTCAAGACCTGGGTGGCGGGGTTGATGAACCTGTTTGGGGGGCGCATTACCGTGTACGAAAGTCTGCTCGAGCGGGGGCGTCGTGAGGCGCTGCTGCGGCTGGAGGAAGCCGCCCTGGCCTGGGGCGCAGACCGGGTGGTCAACATTCGGATTCAAACCGCTGAGCTGAGCGGCAACAGCGGCAAGGGCGTGGTTGCCCTGGAGGTGATAGCTTACGGTACCGGGGTGCGCGGCTGA
- a CDS encoding isochorismatase codes for MMADQILPIPPCFDPARVGEVWPVPYQQRAADAKAWADTHRIAPASEDSRRLCLLLIDVQNTFCLPGFELFVGGRSGQGAVDDNRRLGEFIYRNLGQITTITATLDTHQAMQVFHPYFWVDVEGENPPPMTLIHYDDVVQGKWRVNPAIAANLSSPRDLQEYALHYTKTLAERGKYPLTIWPYHSMLGGIGHALVPAIEEACFFHTIARQSQTRFEVKGSNPLTENYSVLSPEITADSRGEAIAQKNTPLIQTLLTYDAVIVAGQAKSHCVAWTVADLLSDIQATDPALAQKVYLLDDCASPVVVPGVVDFTDQAEEAYQRFAAAGMHRVQSTMAIANWPGFA; via the coding sequence ATGATGGCTGATCAAATTTTGCCCATTCCCCCGTGCTTCGACCCGGCCAGGGTAGGCGAAGTCTGGCCGGTGCCCTACCAGCAGCGGGCCGCCGATGCCAAGGCCTGGGCCGACACCCACCGGATTGCCCCCGCCAGCGAGGACAGCCGCCGCCTCTGTCTGCTGCTGATCGATGTGCAGAACACCTTCTGCCTGCCGGGTTTTGAGCTGTTTGTGGGCGGGCGATCGGGCCAGGGGGCCGTCGATGACAACCGCCGCCTGGGCGAGTTTATCTACCGTAACCTGGGGCAAATCACCACCATTACCGCTACCCTCGACACCCACCAGGCCATGCAGGTGTTTCACCCCTACTTCTGGGTCGATGTCGAGGGCGAAAATCCGCCGCCCATGACCCTAATTCATTACGACGATGTGGTGCAGGGCAAGTGGCGGGTCAACCCAGCCATCGCCGCCAATCTGTCTTCCCCCCGCGACCTGCAGGAGTACGCCCTGCACTACACCAAAACCCTGGCTGAGCGGGGCAAGTATCCCCTCACCATCTGGCCCTACCACTCTATGCTGGGGGGTATTGGCCATGCCCTGGTGCCTGCGATCGAAGAGGCCTGCTTCTTTCACACCATCGCCCGCCAAAGCCAGACCCGCTTTGAGGTCAAAGGCAGCAACCCTCTAACCGAAAACTACTCGGTGCTCAGCCCTGAGATAACCGCAGACAGTCGGGGAGAGGCGATCGCCCAGAAGAATACCCCCCTGATTCAAACCCTGCTCACCTACGATGCCGTGATTGTGGCCGGGCAGGCCAAGAGTCACTGCGTCGCCTGGACGGTGGCCGACCTGCTCAGCGACATTCAGGCTACCGACCCGGCCCTGGCTCAAAAAGTCTACCTGCTCGACGATTGCGCCTCCCCGGTGGTGGTGCCGGGCGTGGTCGATTTCACCGACCAGGCTGAGGAGGCCTACCAGCGCTTTGCGGCGGCGGGCATGCACCGGGTGCAGTCAACAATGGCGATCGCCAACTGGCCAGGGTTCGCTTAA
- a CDS encoding B12-binding domain-containing radical SAM protein → MTSAPMKALLLYPKFPQSFWSYDRFMQLAGLKATIPPLGIITVAALLPTDWEIRFRDRNVACETEADWAWCDLVIISAMLVQKPDFQALIQKAVRLGKRVAVGGPYPTSVPQDALDAGAQFLVLDEGEITVPQFLEALARGETTGVFRSLEKPDVTRSPVPRFDLLQRDAYLMMAMQFSRGCPFNCEFCDIISLYGRKPRTKEPAQALTELQTLYDLGWRGSLFIVDDNFIGNQRNVKRFLRELIPWMQAHHYPFTFITEASVNLAEDDELLQLMGEAGFYAVFLGIETPDQDSLQVTRKVQNTRNPLVDACRKINEAGLLIYAGFILGFDGERAGAGDRIQAFVEQTAIPQPMLGLLQALPNTALWNRLKQEQRLLDGSSHPTGDQNSLMNFIPTRPVADLAQDYVEGFWQLYEPSRYLRRCLQQCLQIRAPRRRQTMQFPLNKGLRLLAQILWHQGLRRGEIRAQFWHQLWVILRRRPQMLNMYLGLCAAGEHFWEYRVLARQRISQQLGYDSLQLPPVEARSLSLVGK, encoded by the coding sequence ATGACCTCAGCGCCTATGAAAGCCCTCCTGCTCTATCCCAAATTTCCCCAGTCCTTCTGGTCCTACGATCGCTTTATGCAGCTGGCCGGGCTCAAGGCCACCATTCCACCCCTGGGAATTATTACCGTGGCGGCCCTGCTGCCCACCGACTGGGAGATCCGCTTTCGCGATCGCAACGTCGCCTGTGAGACCGAGGCCGACTGGGCCTGGTGCGACCTGGTGATCATTTCCGCCATGCTGGTGCAGAAGCCCGACTTTCAGGCCCTGATTCAAAAGGCGGTGCGCCTGGGCAAACGGGTGGCCGTAGGCGGCCCCTACCCCACCTCGGTGCCCCAGGATGCCCTCGATGCAGGCGCGCAGTTCCTGGTTTTAGATGAAGGCGAAATCACCGTGCCCCAGTTTCTAGAAGCCCTGGCGCGGGGCGAAACCACGGGCGTGTTTCGCTCGCTGGAGAAGCCCGACGTCACCCGGAGCCCGGTGCCGCGCTTTGATCTGCTCCAGCGGGATGCCTACCTGATGATGGCGATGCAGTTTTCCCGCGGCTGCCCCTTTAACTGCGAGTTCTGCGACATTATTTCCCTCTATGGTCGCAAGCCCCGCACCAAAGAGCCCGCCCAGGCCCTGACCGAACTGCAGACCCTCTACGACCTGGGCTGGCGCGGTTCGCTCTTCATCGTCGACGACAACTTCATTGGCAACCAGCGCAATGTCAAGCGCTTTTTGCGCGAGCTGATTCCCTGGATGCAGGCGCACCACTATCCGTTCACCTTCATTACCGAGGCCTCGGTCAACCTGGCCGAAGACGACGAACTGCTGCAGCTGATGGGCGAAGCCGGGTTTTACGCCGTCTTCCTCGGCATCGAAACCCCCGATCAGGACAGCCTGCAGGTGACCCGCAAGGTGCAGAACACCCGCAATCCGCTGGTGGACGCCTGCCGCAAAATCAACGAGGCGGGGCTGCTGATCTACGCTGGCTTTATTCTGGGGTTTGACGGGGAGCGGGCCGGCGCGGGCGATCGCATTCAGGCCTTTGTCGAACAAACCGCCATTCCCCAGCCCATGCTGGGGCTGCTGCAGGCCCTGCCCAACACCGCGCTGTGGAACCGGCTCAAGCAGGAGCAACGCCTGCTCGACGGCAGCAGCCACCCCACGGGCGACCAAAATTCCCTGATGAACTTTATTCCCACCCGTCCGGTGGCCGACCTGGCCCAGGACTATGTGGAAGGGTTCTGGCAGCTCTACGAGCCCAGCCGCTACCTGCGGCGCTGCCTGCAGCAGTGTCTCCAGATTCGCGCTCCCCGGCGGCGGCAGACCATGCAGTTTCCCCTCAACAAGGGGCTGCGGCTCCTGGCTCAGATTCTCTGGCACCAGGGCCTGCGCCGGGGCGAAATTCGGGCCCAGTTCTGGCACCAGCTCTGGGTCATTCTGCGCCGCAGGCCGCAGATGCTGAATATGTACCTGGGGCTGTGCGCCGCTGGGGAACACTTTTGGGAATATCGAGTCCTGGCCCGCCAGCGCATCAGCCAGCAGCTGGGCTACGACTCGCTGCAATTGCCCCCGGTGGAGGCCCGATCGCTCTCCCTGGTGGGCAAGTAG
- a CDS encoding TMEM165/GDT1 family protein, translating into MHPLTGFTAGLLLITLSELGDKTFFIGVILATRHPRRWVFLGVIAALFVMTVLSVVIGQVMTIFPQQFVQALTVGLFLGFGLKLLYDASRMAGRGSLADEQAEALEVIEESEAGVDKWTAKTVLVEAFSLTFVAEWGDRTQFATVALAAANHPVGVVLGATLGHAICAAIAVVCGKLIAGRISERWLTTVGGLLFITFGLVAIIEMIQGGSST; encoded by the coding sequence ATGCATCCACTTACAGGCTTTACCGCTGGTCTACTGCTGATCACCCTGTCAGAACTTGGCGACAAAACGTTTTTCATTGGCGTCATTTTGGCCACCCGCCACCCGCGTCGCTGGGTGTTCCTTGGGGTAATCGCAGCGCTGTTTGTGATGACAGTGCTATCGGTGGTGATCGGTCAGGTGATGACGATTTTCCCCCAGCAGTTTGTCCAGGCGCTGACGGTGGGGCTCTTTCTGGGCTTTGGTCTCAAGCTGCTGTACGACGCCAGCCGCATGGCCGGACGGGGCAGCCTCGCGGACGAACAGGCCGAGGCCCTGGAGGTCATTGAAGAGAGCGAAGCCGGGGTGGACAAATGGACTGCAAAAACCGTGCTGGTCGAGGCCTTTAGCCTCACGTTTGTGGCGGAGTGGGGCGATCGCACCCAGTTTGCCACCGTCGCCCTGGCGGCGGCCAACCATCCGGTGGGGGTGGTGCTGGGGGCAACCCTGGGTCACGCCATCTGCGCGGCGATCGCGGTTGTCTGCGGCAAACTGATTGCCGGGCGCATTTCAGAACGCTGGCTCACCACCGTTGGCGGGCTCCTTTTCATCACCTTTGGCCTGGTTGCGATCATCGAAATGATTCAGGGCGGATCATCGACCTGA
- a CDS encoding YbjQ family protein — protein MTVQPRSSASRIILTNIETVPGKTITQHLGLVQGSSVRAKHLGRDIAAGLKNIVGGELKGYTELLQEARQEATNRMVQEAQRLGANAIVNVRFATSSLTQGAAELFAYGTAVRVE, from the coding sequence ATGACCGTTCAACCTCGATCTTCTGCATCCAGGATAATTCTCACCAATATCGAAACCGTCCCTGGCAAAACCATTACCCAGCACCTGGGTCTGGTGCAGGGGAGCTCGGTGCGGGCCAAGCACCTGGGCCGCGACATTGCCGCAGGGCTGAAAAATATTGTGGGGGGCGAACTCAAGGGCTACACCGAACTGCTACAGGAGGCCCGCCAGGAGGCTACCAACCGCATGGTGCAGGAGGCCCAGCGGCTGGGGGCAAACGCCATTGTCAACGTGCGCTTTGCAACCTCGTCCCTGACCCAGGGCGCGGCAGAACTGTTTGCCTACGGTACCGCCGTGCGGGTGGAGTAG